A region of the Thermodesulfobacteriota bacterium genome:
AGCTGCTTCCTTTTACCATAAAAACCCAGTCCGTCATGGCCGGTGAATAAACAGCGCCACCGGCGGTGGGTCCCATGATGGCAGATATCTGAGGAATAACGCCTGATGCCACTGAATTACGGTAAAAAATCTGTCCGTATCCTGAAAGGGCATCGACCCCTTCCTGTATTCTAGCTCCACCCGAGTCGTTAAAACCGACACATGGAACACCTGCTTTAAGCGCCAGATCCATCACTTTGCAGATCTTTTTTGCATGCATTTCACCAAGGCTGCCGGCCCTGGCGGTAAAGTCCTGGGAAAATGCAAAAACAGGCCTGCCTTCCACAAGACCGTGACCGGTAATCACACCGTCTGAAGGGATGTCCACCTTTTCCATGCCGAAATTCACACATCTATGCGTAACGAACATATCGATTTCCCGAAATGTTCCCTTATCAAAAAGCAGATCCAGTCGCTTGCGGGCGGTCAACTTCCCCTTTTCCTGTTGTTTGGCGACTGCTTTTTCTCCTCCCATCTGAAGGATTTTTGCTTCCCGATCTTTCAGACCTTTTATTTTGTCTTGAACAATACCCATCATCAATTTCCTTTCTTCATGTCACGAGACCTTGATAAAAATGAACATTTTTCGAAGGCCTCGCAATGTTGGTTTTTCATTTATTGAACCACAGAGTAAGGAGAACTCAAAAATAATTTAAAATCTCAGTGAGATCTGCGTGTTTTAAAGCAAAAAGTTACTTTATTAAATGGAGGTTTATTGTCAAGGAAAAAGTGATTTTTAAGAGCATCTATGTATTTCCTTCAAGGGCATTTAAGACTTTATTTGCAGAATCGGTAATAACGGTCCCCGGTCCAAATACCCCGACGACACCGGCATCATAAAGGAACTTATAATCTGCCGGGGGAATCACGCCACCGACAACCACTTGTATGTCTCCGCCGCCTTCTTTTTTCAGATTTTCTATCAGCTGGGGAATGAGGGTTTTGTGCCCGGCAGCCAGGCTTGAAGCCCCTACGACATGCACGTCGTTTTCCACGGCCATCTTTGCTGCTTCCTCCGGAGTCTGGAACATGGGGCTGATATCCACATCAAACCCAAGGTCTGCAAATGCGGTGGCAATCACCTTGATCCCACGGTCGTGGCCATCCTGACCCATCTTGGTGACAAGTATCCTGGGCCGTCGTCCCTCTTTTTCCAGAAAGTTATCCGTTCTTTTCCTAACGGAAGCAAAAATTTCGCTGTCGCCGAACTCTGCAGCATATATCCCGGATATACACTGGGTGGTAGCTACAAACCGCCCAAAGATCTTTTCCATGGCATCGGAAATTTCACCCACTGTGGCCCTTGCCCTTACAGCAGGGAGACAGGCTTCAAGCAAGTTTCCATTGGATTCAGCGGCACTGGTAATAGCATCTAGCGCTTTTTTAACGGCAGCAGTATCACGCGAGGCCTTTATCTCTTTTAATCTCTGAATCTGCTCTTCACGTACCGCCTCCGACACTTCACGAACATCTTCTAAGGGTTCTTCCTCTATCTGATACTTATTTACTCCAACAATGACATCCAGGCCCTGGTCGATACGGGCCTGTTTTCTTGCTGCGGATTCTTCAATTCTAAGCTTCGGCATACCGGTTTCTATAGCCTTAGCCATACCGCCCAACTCTTCGACTTCATTGATAATTTTTCTGGATTCTTTGATAATGCCATCGGTGAGGGCTTCGACGTAATAAGATCCGCCCAAAGGATCAACCACATGGCAAATCTGGGATTCCTCTTTGACAATAATCTGTGTATTTCTGGAAATTCGAGCTGAAAAGTCGGTGGGAAGCCCCACTGCCTCATCAAAGGAGTTGGTATGAAGAGACTGGGTCCCGCCGAGCGCGGCGGCCAGACATTCAAGTGTGGTTCTGATGATATTGTTATACGGGTCCTGCTCTGTAAGGCTCCAGCCCGATGTTTGAACGTGGGTTCTTAACATGGTCGATTTCGGATTTTTCGGATTAAACCGGCTGATCAATTCATGCCACAGAAAACGGGCGGCTCGGAGCATGGCGATTTCCATGAAAAAATTCATGCCAACTCCAAAAAAGAACGACAGGCGCGGGGCAAAGGCGTCGATATCGAGCCCCGCGTCAAGGGCCGCCCGCACATATTGAAGGCCGTCCGCCAGTGTAAAAGCGGTCTGGAGAACGGAATTTGCTCCGGCCTCCATCATGTGATAGCCGCTTATACTGACCGTATTATATTTGGGCATATTTTTAGAACAAAAAGCGATAATATCGGATACGATTCGCATGGAAGGCTCAGGAGGATAGATGTATGTGTTTCTGGTCAGGTACTCCTTTAATATATCGTTTTGTATCGTACCACCAAGCTGCTCATGCTTTACCCCCTGTTCTTCCGCAGCAACAATATATCCGGCAAGAATCGGCAGTACCGAACCGTTCATGGTCATGGAAACCGTCATTTGATCCAGAGGAATCTGATCAAAAAGGATCTTCATATCTTCGACCGAATCTATGGCCACTCCTGCTTTCCCAATATCACCGATCACCCTGGGGTGGTCTGAATCATATCCCCGATGGGTGGCAAGATCAAAGGCCACCGAAAGCCCTTTCTGCCCGGCAGCAAGGTTTCTCCTGTAAAATGCGTTTGAATCCTTTGCCGTTGAAAATCCTGCATACTGGCGAATGGTCCAGGGGCGTCCTGCGTACATTGTAGCCATGGGGCCCCGGACATAAGGTTCAAGTCCCGGAAGGGTGTTGACATGCTCCATTCCTTCCAGGTCTTCTGCGGTATAAAGGGGTTTTACCCGTATCCCCTCAGGAGTTTCCCAGTCCAGTGATTCCAGAGATTTTCCTCTGAGTTGTTTGGTGGCAAGATCCGTCCATTTTTGTTTGTCAGGATGTTCAGGCATGATATGCTCCTTTTTATCTTTCACACAGCTCTACCAAAACTCCGTGAGTTGCTTTTGGATGCAGAAATGCAATCTTTGCTCCACCTGCACCCATTCTTGGTTTTTCATCAATGAGTCTTACACCTTTTTCCTTTAATTCATTTAAAGCATCTTCGATGTTTTTAACACGGAAAGCGATGTGCTGGATTCCCTCGCCTTTCTTTTCCAGATATTTGGCAATGGGTCCGTCCGGTGCGGTGGATTCCAACAGCTCCACTTCACTTTCTCCTACCGGGAAAAAAGCCGTGGTGACTTTCTGCGATTCAACGGTTTCAGAGCCTTCGAATTCAAGCCCCAGAACGTCTGTCCAAAACTTTTTCCCTTCATCAATGCTTTTGACCGCAATACCAAGATGGTCGATTTTGAGTACCTTCATATCTTCTCCTTATATTGTATCGTATACGGATAAACAAAAAGATAAACCAAAACTCCGCAACAAAATCGAATAGCAAATGACCGAAACGCATATGTTAGCAATATGATGTTTTTGTCATTGGAGCATTTGTTTTCACAATTTTCAGTCTGTACCCTAGTGATACTTTTGTATAACCTTTTTAAATCCGGGGATTGCATTTTTAATGGTTTCATCTTCCACGCAGAATGCAATTCTAAAATAACCCGGACAACCGAATCCGCTACCAGGCACGGCAAGGATCAACTCTTCCTGCAGGGCTTGTATAAATTCTACATCATCTTTAACCGGCGTTTTGGGGAAAAGGTAAAAGGTACCGGGAGGGGTAATAAATTCGTACCCGCATTCACCAAGGCCATCGCATAAAAGCTTTCTTTTTCTGGCATAGGCGGAAATGTCTACGCATTCTCCCTGAATGGCACCTATCACCCGCTGCATGAGGGCAGGCGCGTTTACGAATCCGAGTGTTCGGTTGGCAAATGTGATGCCGCCTAAAAGCTCCTTTTTAAATGAAGCGTTTGGATTTACAGCGACAAACCCGATGCGTTCTCCCGGTATGGAGAGGTCTTTGGAATACGAGGTGCCGACGATGCTTTCATTGTAGCAGGCAAATATGCTCGGAACCGTGTGCCCGTCATATACAATCTTGCGGTACGGTTCATCCGATATAAGATATATAGTCCTGCCGTATTTCCCCCCCATCTTTTCTAAAAGCTCGCCGAGTTCTTTTAAGTTTTGCTTTGAATATATCTGTCCGGTCGGATTGTTGGGGGAATTGATGATAATGGCTTTTGTCTTTTCATTAACTGCAGATGAAATCGCATCTATATCAAGGGTAAAATCGGGCTTTGTCGGTACAGGTTTTAAAATTCCACCATGGTTATCCGCATAGAAATTATATTCCACAAAATAGGGGGTCGGCGTGATAATCTCATCACCCGGATCGGTGATGGCTTTAAGAGTTGCATTCAGCGCTCCTGCCGCGCCGCAGGTCATTATGACTTCGTTTTCCGTGACCTGCACACCCTGTTCCGTTGTCAGATAATCCGCCACAGCCTTGCGCACATGGGGATAACCTGTATTCGGCATATAGGCGTGACCCATCGCACCGGTTGAAGCAACCGTTTCTTTGAGCGCAGTCTTAAAACTATCAGGAGGTTCAATGTTTGGATTACCCAGGCTGAAATCATAAACGTTTTGGGCACCGTGTTTTTGTTTAAGACGCGTACCCTCTTCAAACATCTTCCTGATCCAGGAAGACTTTTCAAGTATAACCTCAATTTTTTTTGCGATTGTCATAATAAATGTCTCCGATACAAAATGGAACTCACCACAGAGCACACAGAAATCACAAAAATTTTATTTTTTTCTTTGAGTACTCGGTGGTTACAATTAATATTTTGCTCCCTCGTATTTCTTCATGAATGCCATGCTCATCAGTCTGCAGATTCTACCGATTTAACCTCCGGGATTTCCTTTTTCAATATTTTCTCAATTCCGTTTTTTAAAGTCATTTGGGACATGGGACATCCGGCACATGCGCCCTGCAACCGTACCTTTACCACCCCATCTTCCACATCAACAAGTTCCACGTTACCTCCATCAGCTTGTAACATCGGCCTGATTTTGTTTAAAGCTTCCTCAACTTTTTCTTTCATGTTGACCCCCTGTGTTGTTTGCTATAAAAATCCTTTCTAAAGGCTTCAAATGCATCATTTTCTATTTCATTTCTCATTTGTTCCATCAGACTTGTGTAATAATGGATATTATGAACCGTATTTAATCGATAGGCAAGAAGTTCTTTTGTCATATACAGGTGTCGCAAATAGGCTCTGGAAAAATTTTTGCATGTGTAACAGGTGCAACCGGACTCTATGGGGTCTGTATCATGTTTAAAGCGGGAATTGCAAATATTTATCGTTCCGTACCGGGTAAACAGCTGACCGTTTCTTGCATTTCTGGTAGGAAGAACGCAATCAAACATATCCGCCCCAAGGGCGACCAGTTCCACCAGATCTTCTGGAGTCCCCACCCCCATGATATATTTTGGTTTTGATTCCGGCAGCTTCGGAAGGGTAAAATCCGCCATCTCATACATAATCTCTTTTGGCTCACCCACGCTCAGCCCGCCTATGGCGAAACCGGCAAATCCGATTTTGACCATTGCCTCCGTTGACATTTCACGAAGTTCCTTGAACATACCACCCTGGATAATCCCAAACAGTGCTTGGCCGGAGCTGGAATTCCGTTGTTTAGCAAACTCCTGTTTGCATCTTTTTCCCCAGCGTGTGGTCAGTTCCATGGCATCTTTGGTATCATTTAGGCTTGCAGGGTACTTGATACACTGATCGAGACACATAACGATATCCGAGCCAAGGCAAGCTTGGATTTCAATTGCCTTTTCAGGAGCAATCAGGTGTTTTGACCCATCGATATGGGATTGGAATTCAACTCCTTTTTCATCCAGTTTTGTAAGTTTTGCCAGGGAAAATACCTGGAATCCGCCGCTATCCGTTAAGATGGGTCCATCCCAGTTCATAAACCGGTGAAGTCCTGAAAAATGCTGTATAACTTCACAACCCGGTCTCAGGTATAAATGATAGGTATTGCCAAGTATGATCTGTGCGCCACACCCAACCAGTTCTTCCGGAGACAACGATTTAACCGTTCCCAAAGTTCCCACCGGCATAAAAACCGGGGTCTTCACTTCGCCGTGGGCGGTCTTCAATACTCCTGTTCTGGCTCTTGACTCCGTAGATTTTGAAACAGCATTAAACATATATTCATATTTTGTAGTTCCAGGATTTCAGACATGTGGCAGCCCTATAATATTTCCAGTCCGGTGGGTATCGATTATTTTGCCCTCAATCCTATCCCGGGGAAGCCTGTTGCATGAAAATTTCGGGTATCGCTCGAATAAAAAGCTATATATAAAACCGGTTGCCATGTCAATTTATTAAAATAGTTCCAGTGCCAACATAAATTATAATCCAGTTCGTCTGTACTTTCGTTACCGTCCGTTATCCTCGTGAGACGGTAAGTATACGAGTTTTTCATCGTTTAAAACAAAATATATTTAGGAGAAATCGTATGGCTTTTATTTGCCGGTTTTAGCCGACGGACTTAACAATTTACTCACTTTTTGCAAAACCTGTGCATTGAAAAATGGCTTTGTGATATATGCATCAGCCCCGAGCGCCATTCCTTTGGTAACGTTGGCTTCGCCTCCCAAAGCAGTGAGCAGTACTATCCGAATATGATTCCACCTTGGGTTTTCCCGAATCCGCTGGCATACCTCAAACCCGTCGATAACCGGAAGCATGATGTCCAGCAAAATCAAGTCCGGTTCAACAATCGCGATCGTCTCCATGGCCTCTTCGCCACTGAAAGCCACCATGGTTTTATACCCATTTTGCTCCAGTAAAAACTGTAATGCTACAATGATGCTGGTATCATCATCAACAATGAGTATGCTTTTAGGCATTCGGCCGAAGCCTCTCAGAAAATTAATTGAGAAATTGCATAAATGAAGCCGACACAGAATTTACATGCTGTGCCGGCTTTTGAATACAACAAGTTCTCAATACGCGTAACCGTTTCAATTCTCCGGGAAAACTATTTTCTTGCTTTTGCATATCCAATTCCGACAAGTGCGTCTTCCATTTCAGCTAAAGTTGCAGGATCGTCGATGGTTGCAGGCATTTTCCATTCTTTGTTGTCGGCGATACTCTGGATCGTACCCCTGAGAATTTTGCCGGAACGGGTTTTCGGTAGGCGCTTGGCGACTGTCGCCGTTTTGAATGAAGCCACCGGACCGATTCGATCCCGCACCATCTGAACGACCTCCTTTAAGATGTCCTCATGGTTACGGGTGACACCGGCATTGAGTACAACAAAGCCAATCGGGACTTGTCCCTTGAGCTTGTCTTCAACACCCAAAACGGCACACTCGGCGACATCCGGATGGTCGGCCAGAACCTCTTCCATGGCGCCGGTGGAAAGGCGGTGTCCGGCCACATTAATAATATCGTCGGTGCGTGTCATCACAAAGACATAACCGTCCTCATCAATAAAACCTGCATCGGCGGTTTTATAATAGCCGGGGAATTCTTCCATATAGGCCTTCAGGAAGCCTTCATCGTTATTCCAGCAGGTGGGAAGCGTTCCCGGGGGCAGTGGCAGTTTGACAACCAGAGCACCGATATCACCCCGTTTGATCGGTTCTTTTGTTCCCGTATCGAGCACCTGCAGGTTCCACCCGGGGGCCGGCTTTGTGGGTGAACCTTCTTTTACCGGAAAGTGGTGAAGACCAAGGCAGTTGGCGGCAATGGCCCAGCCGGTTTCAGTCTGCCACCAGTGATCGATGACCGGCACCTTTAGAGCATTTTCGGCCCATTTTAAAGTGTCGGGATCCAGGCGTTCTCCAGCTAGGAAAAGGGCTTTAAAACAGGATAGATCATATTTTTTCATCATTTTTGCCTGAGGATCCTCGCGTTTAATGGCCCGAAAAGCGGTGGGGGCGGTGAACAGGCAGTTCACTTTATGCTCTGAAATGACGCGCCAGAAAACGCCGGCATCCGGTGTGCCCACAGGTTTGCCTTCGAATAGAATCGTGGTGCAGCCTCTGAAAAGCGGACCGTAAATAATATATGAATGTCCCACCACCCAGCCTACATCGGAGGCGGCCCAGTAAACATCACCTTGGTCGACATTATAAATGTTTTTCATGGTCCACTTCAGGGCCACCACATGACCACCGTTATCACGGACCACCCCCTTGGGTACGCCGGTAGTGCCTGAAGTGTACAGAATATAAAGTGGATCGGTGGCGGCCACCGGTACGCAATCATGGGGTCTGGCATCTGCCATGAGATTTGCCCAGTCATGGTCCCGACCTTCAATCATCCCGGCGGTTTCCATCGGCCGCTGGAGTATGATACATTTTTCCGGTTTTGATGACGACATGTCGATGGCGCCATCCAGTAACGGTTTATAGGGGATCACTTTTGCCACCTCGATACCGCAAGAGGCGGATACAATGACCTTGGGATTTGCATCATCAATGCGAACAGCCAGCTCTTTTGCTGCAAACCCTCCAAAAACCACTGAATGAACAGCGCCAATACGGGCACAGGCCAGCATTGCAATTGCCGATTCTGCAATCATCGGCATATAAATAAGAACTCTGTCTCCTTTTCTTACTCCCAGTGAAGCAAGTACGCCTGCAAATTTAGCCACCTCGTCTCGTAGTTCATTATAAGTATATTTTTTTATCGTATTCGTAACCGGACTGTCATAGATTAGGGCATCCTGATCACCCAGTCCGTTTTCAATGTGAAAATCAAGAGCGTTGTAACAGGTATTGATTTCACCACCTGTAAACCAGCGGTAAAACGGTTTGTTGGAAGCATCCAGAACCATGTCGGGTTTTTTATACCAGGCCACATTTTCCGCTGCTTCACCCCAGAAGCTATCCGGGTCGTTAATCGATTTTTCAAATGCCTCATTATACTGATTGGTCATTTTCACGCCTCCTGTTCCAGATTCAATTTTTTTGGAAATAAGATCAAATTACCCTTGTTTTACTGTTTGATCTTAAAACCGGCCGGAAGAAGATCAACCCTTCCGGTCGATTAAGCTTCAAACATATTCTTTATCCCCATAGACCCCATCCAAACGACAGGGAAAACAGTATAGAAAAAACGAGCAGTATGATCATCCATAAATCTTCGCTTTTCATAATAAATATCTCCTTTTCGTTGAAAAAATATTGACCATTTTATCCCTGCACGACAGCCATTCGTTCGGTTTCGGCGCGTTCCATTTGTGTTACAGACGTGGTTGCCATTTCGGCTTTAAAGCAAAGTGCCCACATCATGACGATGGCATAAAACCACCAGACCAGCTGCCAGGACCATATTGGGGGAAACCCGCCAAATGAAAACGCCTTGTGGGCGAGCAGCGCTCCGGGGCCGATAGCAAAAAAGAACCAGACGGGCACACTAAACTTGCTCAAAGTACGCCACTTTTTGCCACTTTCAGTGGGGGCATCCACATCGTCCAGCCAGGTCCGCACTTCGTTCTGCCGCTTAATTGTCTCTTCGTCGTCTTTTACGCCAAACCCTCTGCATAAATAAGCAACAATAAGTCCGATACCTGTTCCCCATGCAGCCGGATGAATGGTCAGTATTTTGTAATTATAGGTAACAATCACCGCGATCATTCCGGCTAATACGCCCAAAACAGCGCCAATCCGGGGAAACCTGAAACCCCAAAGTACACCCAGCTGAAGGATATACATCACTGCCCCGAAGGATGTGGCAAAAGCGCCGAGAATGACCAGCATGGATGATGACGTCAGCCCGACAACCAAAGCCAGAGCCGTAATAATTGTTGAAAATATCCGGTTTACCCAGATCTGTTCGGCATCACTGGCCTGTTGTTTTCGGATATAGCGCCAGTAAACATCCCGCAATAAAATCGAGCCTCCGGTGCCGACATAGGGGGCAGCGGTGGAATGAATGGCAGAAATGGCTCCCATGAAAACAAGACCCAGAACAAAAGGTGGCAGAAACTTGCTCATCAGCATCGGTACCACCATATTGCTTTTAATGCCTACAAATCCTTCCACGCCCTGCAATTCAAGGATGCGGGCACCGAGACCCTGGAAAGCGGCAAAGAAAAAGAGAGAAAAACCGACCACGAACACTGTCATGAAAGCCTGCTGCCAGGCCAGCGGTTTGGGCGATTTAATTCCGAAATTCCACATAGTGAAAGCCGGAGAGGATTGGATTCCCATAAGAGCGAACATGTAAGTGAGAATATAGATAGCGGTCCATTTGCGGTTCAGCTCAAAATGGATCAGGCCCGGAATCTCAAGATACTTGTTATCTAAATTATTGACCGCTGCCAGGAAACCGGACCATCCCCCGAACTGGGCGAGCACAAAGGCCCCCAGGGCAATGATGCCGGCAATCATCAGGACGAACTGGATCACGCCGACCCATGTACTGGCCTTAAGGCCGCCGGCAGCCACATAGAACCAGACGATAAACGCCATGAACACGGCTCCTACCGTAAAAGGGACGCCGCAGACCACCTGAAAAAGTGCGGCCGAAGCCATCAGTTGTACCGCAGAGTAGAAAACGGAGTATAAAACGGCCGTTAACACGGTCAGCCAGCGCAGGGCTTCGCTGTTATAGTAGTATGCATACATATCCCCGGGAGTCACAAAGCCATAACGTTTACCCATGAGCCAGTTGCGCTTGGCAAAAAAGGTGCCGGTCATTGGAATGATAACCACATAAAATGAGCAAAAAGCATACACCAGCCCTGCGGCCCAGATAGCTCCCGGGTGACCGACAAATGTCCATCCGCTGAAAGACGCGGCTGTAGCAGCCATTAAAAAGGCCACAAACGGAATCGACCGGCCGGCAATGGCATAACCGGAAGAGGTTTTTTCGGAAAAATATCCCTTAAGACCCCAGTAAAAACAGTAAACGATATAAATTCCCAGCATTATATAAACCCAAGTTGTTCCACTCATTCTTTCCTCCTTTAAGCAGTAGTTTGGTTTTACCCTATCAATAGCAAAACGATAGCCGCCCCTGACAGTGGTTTATGTTTGATCACCTCCTATCATATGAGTATTGATTTGGATGTCTGCGAAGTGTCGAATTTGAAGTAAAACTATCCGGAAACGCCATATTAGGTGCAACAGATGTGCCAGAAAAATTTAGTATGAGATGGGGAGCTTGGTCATACAACAGGAGGAAGAAAGTGGGCTTTTTTCCCAAAGGCAGGTTATTATAAATGGGACATT
Encoded here:
- a CDS encoding pyridoxal phosphate-dependent aminotransferase, with translation MTIAKKIEVILEKSSWIRKMFEEGTRLKQKHGAQNVYDFSLGNPNIEPPDSFKTALKETVASTGAMGHAYMPNTGYPHVRKAVADYLTTEQGVQVTENEVIMTCGAAGALNATLKAITDPGDEIITPTPYFVEYNFYADNHGGILKPVPTKPDFTLDIDAISSAVNEKTKAIIINSPNNPTGQIYSKQNLKELGELLEKMGGKYGRTIYLISDEPYRKIVYDGHTVPSIFACYNESIVGTSYSKDLSIPGERIGFVAVNPNASFKKELLGGITFANRTLGFVNAPALMQRVIGAIQGECVDISAYARKRKLLCDGLGECGYEFITPPGTFYLFPKTPVKDDVEFIQALQEELILAVPGSGFGCPGYFRIAFCVEDETIKNAIPGFKKVIQKYH
- the scpA gene encoding methylmalonyl-CoA mutase, with amino-acid sequence MPEHPDKQKWTDLATKQLRGKSLESLDWETPEGIRVKPLYTAEDLEGMEHVNTLPGLEPYVRGPMATMYAGRPWTIRQYAGFSTAKDSNAFYRRNLAAGQKGLSVAFDLATHRGYDSDHPRVIGDIGKAGVAIDSVEDMKILFDQIPLDQMTVSMTMNGSVLPILAGYIVAAEEQGVKHEQLGGTIQNDILKEYLTRNTYIYPPEPSMRIVSDIIAFCSKNMPKYNTVSISGYHMMEAGANSVLQTAFTLADGLQYVRAALDAGLDIDAFAPRLSFFFGVGMNFFMEIAMLRAARFLWHELISRFNPKNPKSTMLRTHVQTSGWSLTEQDPYNNIIRTTLECLAAALGGTQSLHTNSFDEAVGLPTDFSARISRNTQIIVKEESQICHVVDPLGGSYYVEALTDGIIKESRKIINEVEELGGMAKAIETGMPKLRIEESAARKQARIDQGLDVIVGVNKYQIEEEPLEDVREVSEAVREEQIQRLKEIKASRDTAAVKKALDAITSAAESNGNLLEACLPAVRARATVGEISDAMEKIFGRFVATTQCISGIYAAEFGDSEIFASVRKRTDNFLEKEGRRPRILVTKMGQDGHDRGIKVIATAFADLGFDVDISPMFQTPEEAAKMAVENDVHVVGASSLAAGHKTLIPQLIENLKKEGGGDIQVVVGGVIPPADYKFLYDAGVVGVFGPGTVITDSANKVLNALEGNT
- the mce gene encoding methylmalonyl-CoA epimerase, with protein sequence MKVLKIDHLGIAVKSIDEGKKFWTDVLGLEFEGSETVESQKVTTAFFPVGESEVELLESTAPDGPIAKYLEKKGEGIQHIAFRVKNIEDALNELKEKGVRLIDEKPRMGAGGAKIAFLHPKATHGVLVELCER
- a CDS encoding NifU family protein, with the translated sequence MKEKVEEALNKIRPMLQADGGNVELVDVEDGVVKVRLQGACAGCPMSQMTLKNGIEKILKKEIPEVKSVESAD
- a CDS encoding sodium:solute symporter family protein, with amino-acid sequence MSGTTWVYIMLGIYIVYCFYWGLKGYFSEKTSSGYAIAGRSIPFVAFLMAATAASFSGWTFVGHPGAIWAAGLVYAFCSFYVVIIPMTGTFFAKRNWLMGKRYGFVTPGDMYAYYYNSEALRWLTVLTAVLYSVFYSAVQLMASAALFQVVCGVPFTVGAVFMAFIVWFYVAAGGLKASTWVGVIQFVLMIAGIIALGAFVLAQFGGWSGFLAAVNNLDNKYLEIPGLIHFELNRKWTAIYILTYMFALMGIQSSPAFTMWNFGIKSPKPLAWQQAFMTVFVVGFSLFFFAAFQGLGARILELQGVEGFVGIKSNMVVPMLMSKFLPPFVLGLVFMGAISAIHSTAAPYVGTGGSILLRDVYWRYIRKQQASDAEQIWVNRIFSTIITALALVVGLTSSSMLVILGAFATSFGAVMYILQLGVLWGFRFPRIGAVLGVLAGMIAVIVTYNYKILTIHPAAWGTGIGLIVAYLCRGFGVKDDEETIKRQNEVRTWLDDVDAPTESGKKWRTLSKFSVPVWFFFAIGPGALLAHKAFSFGGFPPIWSWQLVWWFYAIVMMWALCFKAEMATTSVTQMERAETERMAVVQG
- a CDS encoding propionyl-CoA synthetase gives rise to the protein MTNQYNEAFEKSINDPDSFWGEAAENVAWYKKPDMVLDASNKPFYRWFTGGEINTCYNALDFHIENGLGDQDALIYDSPVTNTIKKYTYNELRDEVAKFAGVLASLGVRKGDRVLIYMPMIAESAIAMLACARIGAVHSVVFGGFAAKELAVRIDDANPKVIVSASCGIEVAKVIPYKPLLDGAIDMSSSKPEKCIILQRPMETAGMIEGRDHDWANLMADARPHDCVPVAATDPLYILYTSGTTGVPKGVVRDNGGHVVALKWTMKNIYNVDQGDVYWAASDVGWVVGHSYIIYGPLFRGCTTILFEGKPVGTPDAGVFWRVISEHKVNCLFTAPTAFRAIKREDPQAKMMKKYDLSCFKALFLAGERLDPDTLKWAENALKVPVIDHWWQTETGWAIAANCLGLHHFPVKEGSPTKPAPGWNLQVLDTGTKEPIKRGDIGALVVKLPLPPGTLPTCWNNDEGFLKAYMEEFPGYYKTADAGFIDEDGYVFVMTRTDDIINVAGHRLSTGAMEEVLADHPDVAECAVLGVEDKLKGQVPIGFVVLNAGVTRNHEDILKEVVQMVRDRIGPVASFKTATVAKRLPKTRSGKILRGTIQSIADNKEWKMPATIDDPATLAEMEDALVGIGYAKARK
- the tgt gene encoding tRNA guanosine(34) transglycosylase Tgt is translated as MFNAVSKSTESRARTGVLKTAHGEVKTPVFMPVGTLGTVKSLSPEELVGCGAQIILGNTYHLYLRPGCEVIQHFSGLHRFMNWDGPILTDSGGFQVFSLAKLTKLDEKGVEFQSHIDGSKHLIAPEKAIEIQACLGSDIVMCLDQCIKYPASLNDTKDAMELTTRWGKRCKQEFAKQRNSSSGQALFGIIQGGMFKELREMSTEAMVKIGFAGFAIGGLSVGEPKEIMYEMADFTLPKLPESKPKYIMGVGTPEDLVELVALGADMFDCVLPTRNARNGQLFTRYGTINICNSRFKHDTDPIESGCTCYTCKNFSRAYLRHLYMTKELLAYRLNTVHNIHYYTSLMEQMRNEIENDAFEAFRKDFYSKQHRGST
- a CDS encoding response regulator — translated: MPKSILIVDDDTSIIVALQFLLEQNGYKTMVAFSGEEAMETIAIVEPDLILLDIMLPVIDGFEVCQRIRENPRWNHIRIVLLTALGGEANVTKGMALGADAYITKPFFNAQVLQKVSKLLSPSAKTGK